A stretch of the Candidatus Saccharimonadales bacterium genome encodes the following:
- the mltG gene encoding endolytic transglycosylase MltG has product MAEYSMYSRVRHWPKRLLYTALALLVLLIAGVIVVRHIYDVNLQPVSSSKDEKVITVESDATVPTIANDLKQAGLIRQVWAFERYVRNHSLGTQLQAGTYKFSPSQSARDIARQIADGKVAVDLVTILPGARLSQIRDAFVKAKFDPAAVDAALDPAAYAGNAALTDKPAGASLEGFLYPDSYQKSASTDPKLIVEQSLSEMAAKLTPDLRAAYAKKGLNTFQAVTLASIVEQEVSRNTDRAQAAQVFLKRIEVDMPLGSDVTAFYGSVIAGQKPSLTYDSPYNTLMYKGLPPGPISNVSESSLNAIARPADTDWLYFVAGDDGNTYFSKTFEEHNALIKQYCNKLCNL; this is encoded by the coding sequence ATGGCTGAATATTCAATGTACTCGAGAGTCCGGCACTGGCCGAAGCGGTTGTTATACACGGCGCTGGCATTATTAGTGCTACTGATTGCGGGCGTGATTGTCGTACGACATATCTACGACGTCAATCTGCAGCCCGTCAGCAGTTCAAAAGACGAGAAAGTCATAACTGTAGAGTCTGACGCTACCGTCCCGACGATTGCCAATGATCTGAAGCAGGCCGGCCTTATCCGGCAGGTCTGGGCCTTTGAACGCTATGTTCGCAACCACTCGCTCGGCACGCAGCTGCAAGCCGGTACCTATAAATTCTCTCCTTCGCAGAGTGCTCGTGATATTGCGCGGCAGATTGCTGACGGCAAGGTTGCAGTAGACCTGGTGACCATCCTGCCTGGCGCGCGCCTGTCGCAAATTCGCGACGCCTTCGTCAAAGCCAAATTTGATCCGGCGGCCGTTGATGCTGCGCTCGATCCGGCCGCCTATGCCGGCAATGCTGCGCTAACCGATAAACCGGCCGGTGCTTCGCTCGAGGGTTTCTTGTATCCGGATTCATACCAAAAGAGCGCTTCGACTGACCCGAAGCTGATTGTGGAGCAGTCGTTGTCCGAAATGGCCGCCAAATTAACGCCAGACCTGCGGGCTGCCTACGCCAAAAAAGGCTTAAACACCTTTCAGGCCGTTACGCTGGCATCGATTGTCGAACAAGAAGTGTCTCGAAATACCGACCGGGCTCAAGCAGCACAAGTATTCCTGAAGCGAATTGAGGTCGATATGCCACTCGGGTCTGACGTGACGGCGTTCTACGGTTCGGTCATTGCCGGACAAAAACCTTCACTGACGTACGATTCTCCGTACAACACACTGATGTATAAGGGTTTGCCACCTGGTCCGATCAGTAATGTATCCGAGAGTTCGCTCAATGCGATTGCTCGCCCGGCTGATACCGACTGGCTGTATTTTGTAGCCGGTGATGACGGCAATACCTATTTTTCAAAGACATTTGAAGAGCACAACGCGCTCATCAAACAGTATTGCAATAAACTCTGTAATTTGTAA
- the ruvX gene encoding Holliday junction resolvase RuvX encodes MDQISNDHQRSGMALDVGTQRIGVAVANLGVRFARPLTTLEQPDRFVDDICELVRQEDVAWVVIGLPRGMQGQDTAQTAQTQAFGDELQQRLASGNAPIPVYWTDEALTSARAEAEIRSRGNARKPYAHAKGDIDALAATYILEDFLIEQSKEHHG; translated from the coding sequence ATGGATCAAATCAGTAACGATCACCAGCGGAGCGGGATGGCGCTTGATGTCGGCACACAGCGGATTGGTGTGGCTGTTGCCAACCTCGGTGTTCGCTTCGCAAGACCCTTAACTACACTTGAGCAGCCAGACCGTTTCGTTGATGATATATGCGAACTAGTGCGCCAAGAGGATGTTGCTTGGGTAGTGATCGGTTTGCCACGCGGCATGCAAGGCCAGGATACGGCACAGACGGCACAGACACAGGCATTTGGAGACGAATTACAACAGCGTCTCGCAAGCGGCAACGCGCCGATTCCGGTATACTGGACGGACGAGGCGCTGACCTCTGCTCGCGCTGAAGCCGAGATCCGCAGCCGAGGCAACGCACGTAAACCGTATGCACACGCCAAAGGCGACATCGATGCACTAGCGGCAACGTACATACTCGAAGATTTTTTGATCGAACAATCAAAGGAGCATCATGGCTGA
- a CDS encoding cell division FtsA domain-containing protein, with product MLDLQKMKQLGLSAAGKAADKARESAGKANASLKNRKTSNSSSDEQYIVALDIGTEYVKALIGKVSADSSQIDIIGVGRQHQSLSDMQAGAVSDIAGVVRNCDEALNKAEQQAGVSVRSAVIGIAGELVKGTTTTVRVTRKLATKPLDIAEMEKIIKLVQERAESKARTQMAWELGGKDVEVRLVNSALVSIEIDGYPVTNPIGFQGSDVVVQLYTAFAPMIHIGALERVASELDIDLLAVAAEPFAVARSVIGDESNTGFSAVLMDVGGGTTDIAVINEGGVQGTKMFGIGGRAYTRSIERDLGVDFDIAEKLKLAMASADVRSSLPPAKIKAVEASLQKTLNVWTSGVELALAEFPQLDHLPHRLLLCGGGSSLDMLMDALQKTDWYRSLPFTRKPVVQHISPSQVVGITDRTGNVSDHTFITAMGLLRVGLDTLHYAGASGNSVKEKIDRILQT from the coding sequence ATGCTTGATTTGCAAAAGATGAAACAACTCGGGCTGTCAGCCGCTGGCAAAGCAGCCGACAAAGCCAGGGAAAGCGCGGGCAAGGCCAACGCTTCTCTTAAAAATCGCAAAACCAGCAATAGCTCGAGCGATGAGCAGTATATCGTCGCACTTGATATAGGTACCGAATACGTCAAAGCCTTGATCGGCAAAGTCTCCGCAGACTCCAGCCAGATTGATATCATTGGTGTTGGCCGCCAGCATCAATCGCTGTCAGATATGCAAGCAGGGGCAGTCTCTGATATTGCGGGCGTAGTGCGAAACTGTGACGAAGCGCTCAACAAAGCAGAACAGCAAGCCGGCGTCAGCGTACGCAGTGCCGTTATCGGTATCGCAGGAGAACTCGTCAAGGGGACGACAACCACAGTCCGCGTCACGCGCAAGCTAGCGACAAAGCCGCTTGATATTGCCGAAATGGAAAAGATCATCAAGCTCGTGCAGGAGCGTGCTGAATCCAAAGCTCGCACGCAAATGGCTTGGGAACTTGGCGGCAAGGATGTCGAGGTCCGCTTGGTGAACAGCGCGCTTGTCAGTATTGAAATCGACGGCTATCCAGTCACAAACCCGATTGGGTTTCAGGGCAGTGACGTCGTCGTGCAGCTCTACACCGCTTTTGCACCGATGATTCATATCGGCGCATTAGAGCGTGTTGCCAGCGAGCTGGATATCGATCTGTTGGCAGTCGCGGCCGAACCGTTCGCAGTCGCCCGCTCGGTTATCGGTGATGAATCAAACACCGGATTCAGTGCAGTGCTCATGGACGTCGGTGGCGGTACCACGGATATTGCTGTTATCAATGAAGGCGGTGTGCAAGGCACGAAGATGTTCGGTATCGGCGGGCGGGCGTATACTCGATCAATCGAACGCGACCTCGGTGTAGATTTCGATATTGCTGAAAAACTCAAGCTAGCGATGGCTTCCGCTGATGTTCGAAGCAGTTTGCCGCCAGCCAAGATCAAAGCCGTTGAAGCTAGTCTGCAAAAGACGTTAAATGTCTGGACTAGCGGTGTCGAGCTGGCGCTGGCTGAATTTCCGCAGCTCGACCACCTGCCACACCGCTTACTGCTCTGCGGTGGTGGTTCAAGCCTCGATATGCTCATGGACGCACTGCAGAAAACCGATTGGTACCGCAGTTTGCCATTTACCCGCAAGCCGGTCGTCCAGCACATCAGCCCAAGCCAGGTTGTCGGCATTACCGATCGAACCGGCAATGTTTCCGACCATACTTTCATTACTGCCATGGGCTTGCTCCGCGTCGGTCTCGATACGTTGCACTACGCCGGAGCATCAGGTAACTCTGTCAAAGAAAAGATTGACCGCATTCTTCAAACGTAA
- a CDS encoding LytR C-terminal domain-containing protein translates to MVKNPKSNFKKSTRRKQSDATSVQSLDNSSYKSTSMPTVAPLMPPASKTAPEVELVTSHDAEQAASIDSQQLDINNAAPETELDSSTTVPGIYTGSTAAVQAKPVSGDSKSIDSNDTTDDLFVGLNKSTDNASRPLHDKPKQSQSHSETDTLESSRVQPPLQKHKILKVTRTRLIVASFVLLVGVLGLVWAYQARSTDDTTSAANKALVAEVAERAVLPQGETPTITTVVDKKKINQTFLANAADGDKVLLYFQSGQAIVYRPSTRQIVNMGPLAQPAAEVFVRNGSSKNVPSSVSDKLNQAAGFTIVSRDTSNKRDYPKTLVIDIAGNRPDVAKRTAELIGGEVAQLPAGENRPDADILIIIGANAQ, encoded by the coding sequence ATGGTAAAAAATCCAAAATCAAATTTCAAAAAATCCACGCGGAGAAAACAATCGGATGCAACGAGTGTCCAATCTCTGGATAATTCATCATATAAATCTACCTCAATGCCAACTGTCGCTCCTCTAATGCCGCCGGCTTCGAAAACAGCGCCAGAAGTTGAATTAGTTACTTCGCATGATGCTGAGCAAGCGGCCTCAATTGATAGCCAACAACTTGACATCAACAATGCCGCCCCGGAGACCGAGCTAGATTCATCTACTACAGTTCCCGGCATATATACAGGAAGTACTGCTGCGGTACAGGCAAAGCCCGTATCGGGTGATAGTAAATCTATTGATTCGAATGATACGACGGACGATTTGTTTGTAGGACTAAATAAATCAACAGATAATGCTTCTCGACCTCTGCATGACAAACCCAAACAATCCCAAAGTCATTCCGAAACTGATACCCTAGAATCATCACGAGTACAGCCGCCATTACAGAAACACAAAATTCTTAAAGTAACCCGTACCCGTCTGATTGTCGCCAGTTTCGTGCTGCTCGTCGGTGTACTCGGACTCGTCTGGGCGTATCAAGCCCGCAGTACAGACGATACGACATCTGCTGCCAACAAAGCGCTTGTAGCTGAAGTTGCCGAGCGAGCCGTCCTACCGCAGGGCGAAACGCCCACTATCACAACAGTCGTTGATAAGAAGAAAATAAATCAGACATTTCTAGCAAACGCGGCTGATGGCGACAAGGTATTACTCTATTTTCAATCAGGGCAAGCTATCGTCTATCGGCCGTCGACGAGGCAAATTGTCAATATGGGCCCACTTGCACAGCCGGCGGCCGAGGTGTTCGTACGCAATGGCTCGAGCAAAAATGTGCCTTCTTCGGTCAGCGACAAGCTCAATCAGGCGGCTGGATTTACCATTGTGTCGCGGGACACCTCCAATAAGCGAGACTACCCCAAAACACTTGTCATCGATATAGCGGGTAATCGCCCAGATGTAGCCAAGCGTACAGCGGAGCTAATCGGCGGAGAAGTAGCGCAACTGCCGGCAGGCGAAAACCGTCCGGACGCTGATATACTGATCATTATTGGTGCAAATGCGCAATAA
- a CDS encoding carbohydrate binding domain-containing protein has protein sequence MKHIVLRIKTLFEARRVLVTAVVAVFGLCLVAAIAIGVTSTAQAAPGVYKTVNFQGKVVSTSGINVPDASYTFKFRIYTSATGDTAIPCSTTCLWEESKSLTTVNGIFQTNLGDTTALPGSVNFNTDSLYIGVVFNGDTEMTPRIRLTSVPYAFNADMLDGLDSSSLVQLSPSAQQTGTINVSGNITSGAAVNAAAIDSAVGGTALTLGSANASGITLAKNTTMSSSFTMSLQGNNSLNLGSTTAAGGIVFRDGTANNRQVTLSTIGLTASYSINLPASAPTAGLQCLQTANASTTNLMFGSCSGGNAYISLQSSTPGTAETGNFNITGVGIAASYQAGFFDQASAAVLNIGTVNASSITIGKSGFSTTVAGTLNVQDLNVGSNRSVVFTGGSGNFNQSASSGTFSTGTGTVALNGNTTIASGRTLIVNGDTTIRSSSATALSVQNAAGTATLFAFDTSTGNLSLGSGASRTIAIAASAAGAGTDLTLRGSAAGTGNVNGGNLILSGGAGTGTGVQGLVNLSTAAFSASPLQTNSIAAGIVDQYSSIPVTANTTNLTISVPVPLSAVTGRVLYVTAAGGSNDFTISLGGTSIAIAMKANSTATLIWNGTGWTAAGASSSTDLQSAYNNTLTSAGGAEIVLNGSGGNADGFTIRNNATTPITGGLLEVQSAIGTNLLSVNNNATELAANGGAETAASFGTAWTAIGAATVTRNTTLANVATGQASAQVATTTAINTGIRNNLVANPAVSTTYQVSFTGLLGGGSFTTLDVDYSRDGGTTLTACTNVSTTTLVTTGWSKVTCTFTTDATTATNPDLIIRQTDATARTFWVDNLSVTILTATSTPPNVQIGGGLYGGAPTVLTLDRSSSAPVATGNTALLGSMYYDTTSGRIQCYEADGWGACGSSPDNYVNLVPEYTGAVLNGTGIGTLTSDFCSNQSTVLQVNLSLCSTGQALNYYKWTSPQATQQTYSIYVSYQLPAAFKQFQSDSTIQLTARTDNVANGIVSYEMFRSQAGALSACGTETTVTSTLNTWQTVGINGNELTSCGFSSSSANNFAIFKINVKARSNANVYVGTLSFTTTGQ, from the coding sequence ATGAAACACATAGTTTTGCGAATAAAAACGCTATTTGAGGCCCGTCGGGTCCTCGTTACGGCTGTAGTAGCTGTATTCGGATTGTGTCTAGTTGCAGCTATCGCCATTGGTGTCACCTCGACAGCACAGGCAGCTCCCGGTGTCTACAAAACTGTCAACTTCCAGGGTAAAGTCGTGAGCACCAGCGGCATCAATGTTCCTGACGCCAGTTACACATTCAAATTCCGTATCTATACCAGCGCTACTGGCGACACTGCAATTCCTTGTTCGACGACGTGTCTATGGGAAGAATCCAAAAGTCTGACGACCGTCAACGGTATATTCCAAACCAATCTTGGAGACACGACTGCTTTGCCGGGATCAGTGAACTTCAATACCGATTCATTGTATATCGGGGTCGTTTTCAATGGCGATACCGAAATGACACCGCGCATCCGTCTCACGTCAGTACCGTACGCCTTTAATGCTGACATGCTTGATGGCCTCGACAGTTCATCGCTGGTGCAGCTATCTCCGTCAGCACAGCAGACGGGTACGATTAACGTCAGCGGCAACATTACCAGCGGGGCTGCCGTCAATGCGGCAGCTATTGACTCGGCTGTTGGTGGTACGGCACTGACGCTGGGATCGGCTAATGCCAGCGGCATTACACTTGCTAAAAATACGACGATGAGTAGTAGCTTCACTATGTCGCTGCAGGGCAATAATTCACTTAATTTGGGATCAACGACCGCTGCTGGCGGCATAGTATTTCGGGACGGCACCGCCAACAACCGGCAGGTGACGTTGTCGACAATCGGTCTTACGGCGAGTTACAGTATCAATCTGCCGGCGTCAGCGCCAACTGCCGGCTTGCAGTGTTTACAAACGGCGAATGCTTCGACAACAAACCTGATGTTTGGCTCATGTTCTGGCGGTAACGCCTATATATCTCTCCAGTCCAGTACGCCGGGTACGGCTGAAACGGGTAATTTCAACATCACCGGTGTCGGTATCGCAGCCAGCTACCAGGCAGGATTTTTTGATCAAGCATCAGCCGCAGTTCTCAATATCGGTACCGTTAATGCATCCTCAATCACAATCGGTAAAAGTGGGTTTTCGACGACCGTCGCCGGGACCTTGAATGTCCAGGATTTGAATGTTGGTTCCAACAGGAGTGTTGTGTTTACGGGCGGTTCAGGTAACTTCAATCAATCTGCATCGAGTGGCACCTTCAGTACGGGTACGGGCACCGTGGCGCTAAATGGTAATACAACTATAGCTAGTGGCAGGACACTGATTGTAAATGGTGATACAACCATCAGATCATCATCCGCTACCGCTCTGTCTGTACAAAATGCTGCCGGTACCGCAACGCTCTTTGCGTTTGATACGTCAACTGGTAATTTGTCGCTTGGATCCGGCGCCAGCCGTACGATAGCCATCGCTGCGTCAGCTGCCGGAGCGGGTACCGACCTGACGCTGAGAGGCAGTGCTGCCGGTACGGGCAATGTGAACGGCGGCAATCTGATCCTGAGCGGCGGCGCTGGTACCGGAACCGGCGTACAGGGTCTTGTAAATCTCTCAACGGCAGCATTTTCGGCTTCGCCGCTTCAGACGAACTCTATCGCGGCTGGTATAGTCGATCAGTATAGTTCGATACCTGTGACGGCAAATACCACCAACTTGACGATAAGTGTTCCCGTACCGCTCAGCGCGGTGACGGGACGCGTCTTGTATGTTACTGCAGCCGGTGGATCGAATGACTTTACGATTTCACTTGGTGGGACGAGCATTGCGATTGCCATGAAGGCAAATTCGACAGCTACGCTTATCTGGAATGGTACTGGCTGGACGGCGGCCGGTGCGTCCAGCTCGACTGACCTTCAGTCTGCTTACAACAACACGTTGACATCAGCTGGTGGTGCCGAAATCGTTCTCAATGGTTCCGGTGGCAACGCTGACGGATTTACGATTCGTAACAATGCCACGACGCCGATCACTGGCGGACTGCTCGAAGTTCAGTCCGCTATTGGTACCAACCTGCTGTCAGTCAACAATAACGCCACAGAGCTCGCCGCCAACGGTGGTGCCGAGACGGCAGCCAGCTTTGGCACGGCCTGGACGGCTATCGGCGCAGCAACAGTTACACGCAACACGACACTGGCTAACGTTGCGACCGGACAGGCTTCAGCACAAGTTGCAACCACCACAGCCATTAACACTGGTATCCGGAACAATCTGGTAGCAAACCCGGCTGTCAGTACGACATACCAGGTTTCATTCACCGGTTTGCTTGGCGGTGGTAGCTTTACGACACTCGATGTCGATTATTCCCGCGATGGCGGTACGACGCTAACAGCCTGTACTAATGTCAGCACAACGACGCTGGTAACGACCGGTTGGAGCAAGGTGACCTGTACCTTTACGACTGATGCGACGACGGCGACAAACCCTGATCTGATTATTCGACAAACGGATGCAACTGCCCGTACCTTTTGGGTTGATAACCTTAGTGTCACCATCCTGACGGCGACTTCGACACCACCGAACGTGCAGATTGGTGGTGGTCTGTACGGCGGCGCGCCGACAGTCCTGACACTCGACCGATCATCGAGCGCACCTGTTGCCACCGGCAATACGGCACTACTCGGCTCGATGTACTACGACACAACATCGGGCCGCATTCAGTGCTACGAAGCAGATGGCTGGGGTGCTTGCGGTTCATCACCAGACAACTACGTTAACCTGGTGCCTGAGTATACCGGTGCCGTGCTTAATGGCACAGGTATCGGCACGTTGACATCTGACTTCTGTTCCAATCAGTCAACTGTGCTACAAGTCAATTTGTCTCTCTGTAGCACTGGCCAGGCGCTCAACTACTACAAATGGACCTCGCCGCAGGCCACCCAGCAAACCTACAGCATCTACGTGTCGTACCAGTTGCCGGCGGCGTTTAAGCAGTTCCAGAGTGATAGCACGATCCAGCTGACCGCCCGTACAGATAATGTTGCAAATGGTATCGTGAGCTATGAAATGTTCCGCAGTCAGGCTGGCGCGTTGTCGGCATGTGGTACTGAGACGACCGTTACCTCTACTCTCAATACATGGCAGACTGTAGGCATTAACGGAAATGAATTAACATCCTGTGGATTTAGCAGCAGCTCAGCCAATAACTTCGCAATCTTCAAAATAAATGTAAAAGCCAGAAGCAACGCCAACGTATATGTCGGTACGCTCAGCTTTACGACGACGGGCCAGTAG
- a CDS encoding alanine--tRNA ligase, with amino-acid sequence MNAQDIRAAYLKFYAQRGHAVIPRALLVPQNDPTTLFTGSGMQPLIPYLLGEPHPEGTRLVDSQTCLRSQDIEEVGDNRHTTFFEMLGNWSLGEYFKTEQINWMFEFLVDVVGLDSSKLYATCFIGDERYDIPKDTVAAETWQKLFAAKGISSGIADIGSEENGYKRGIKEGERVFYYDGSKNWWNRGKTGPDTTPVGDPCGPDSEMFYDFGTPHDTRWGEFCHPNCDCGRFMEIGNNVFMAYRKVSDDTFEALEKPNIDHGSGLERIAAAAINSPDAFRISLLWPIIEKIEQLCGKGYDSNAASMRVIADHLRAATFLAVDGVVPSNKEQGYVMRRLMRRAIMKAFNLGIEQNFIEQIVPVIADCYEMDFPEVKAKRTDVIAVLAKEEKVFRQTLKKGLKILTDMPGGDYKSIDGEAIFTLYDTYGFPAELSVEEAFKHNIEVSENWRAQFDAKMAEQRTRSQTAAKGTFKGGLGGQTLQHKKYHTATHLMYQSLRTVLGDHVVQHGSNITEERLRFDFSHPDKMTPEQITQVENMVNQQIDKNLTVTWEEHPTPVAIDEMHVLGAFGDRYGDVVKCYRMQADGDDVPFSFEICGGPHVDHTGQLAEDGKRFKITKEESSSSGIRRIKAVLV; translated from the coding sequence ATGAATGCACAAGATATCCGCGCCGCCTACCTGAAATTTTATGCCCAGCGTGGCCATGCCGTTATTCCGCGGGCTTTGCTGGTACCACAAAACGACCCGACGACATTATTTACCGGCTCGGGCATGCAGCCGCTGATTCCGTATCTACTTGGCGAGCCTCATCCGGAGGGTACGCGGCTGGTGGACAGCCAGACCTGCCTGCGGTCGCAGGATATCGAGGAAGTTGGCGACAACCGGCATACAACTTTCTTCGAGATGCTTGGCAACTGGTCACTTGGTGAATACTTCAAGACGGAGCAGATCAACTGGATGTTTGAGTTTTTAGTCGATGTGGTCGGACTAGACAGCAGCAAGCTCTATGCGACTTGCTTCATCGGCGACGAGCGCTATGACATACCAAAAGATACAGTCGCCGCTGAAACCTGGCAAAAATTATTTGCCGCCAAAGGCATCTCGTCTGGCATTGCTGATATTGGTTCGGAAGAGAACGGTTATAAACGCGGTATCAAAGAGGGTGAACGCGTCTTTTATTATGATGGCAGCAAAAACTGGTGGAACCGCGGTAAGACTGGTCCGGATACGACGCCAGTCGGCGATCCGTGTGGACCGGACTCTGAGATGTTTTATGATTTCGGTACGCCACATGACACGCGGTGGGGTGAATTCTGCCACCCAAACTGCGACTGCGGCCGCTTTATGGAGATTGGTAATAACGTCTTTATGGCGTACCGCAAAGTATCCGATGACACCTTTGAAGCCTTAGAAAAGCCAAACATTGATCACGGCTCCGGACTCGAGCGGATTGCCGCCGCTGCTATAAACAGCCCAGACGCATTCCGTATCAGCCTATTATGGCCAATCATAGAAAAAATTGAGCAGTTGTGTGGCAAGGGCTACGACAGTAATGCTGCCAGTATGCGCGTCATCGCCGACCACCTCCGCGCGGCTACCTTCCTGGCCGTTGATGGTGTCGTCCCAAGCAACAAAGAGCAGGGCTACGTCATGCGTCGGTTGATGCGCCGGGCGATTATGAAAGCCTTCAATCTTGGTATTGAACAGAATTTTATTGAGCAGATCGTACCGGTAATCGCTGATTGCTATGAAATGGATTTCCCGGAGGTCAAAGCGAAGCGGACTGATGTCATTGCCGTGCTGGCTAAAGAGGAAAAGGTATTTCGCCAGACGCTCAAAAAGGGCTTGAAGATTTTAACTGATATGCCCGGCGGTGATTATAAGTCGATTGACGGCGAGGCTATTTTTACGTTGTACGATACGTACGGCTTTCCGGCTGAACTCAGTGTAGAGGAAGCGTTTAAGCATAATATCGAAGTGAGCGAAAATTGGCGCGCGCAATTTGACGCTAAAATGGCCGAGCAGCGAACCCGCAGCCAAACTGCAGCCAAAGGAACATTTAAGGGCGGTCTCGGCGGTCAAACCCTCCAGCATAAAAAATACCACACGGCGACGCATCTGATGTATCAGAGTTTGCGTACCGTGCTTGGTGATCACGTCGTCCAGCACGGTAGTAATATCACCGAAGAGCGTCTGCGCTTTGACTTCAGTCATCCCGACAAAATGACGCCGGAGCAAATTACGCAAGTTGAGAACATGGTAAACCAGCAAATTGACAAAAACCTGACTGTAACCTGGGAAGAGCATCCGACGCCTGTCGCCATTGACGAGATGCATGTGCTCGGTGCGTTCGGTGACCGCTACGGCGACGTTGTGAAATGCTATCGTATGCAGGCCGACGGCGATGATGTGCCATTTAGCTTCGAAATCTGCGGCGGTCCGCACGTTGACCACACCGGCCAGCTTGCCGAAGACGGCAAACGCTTCAAAATCACCAAAGAAGAATCATCGAGCTCCGGCATACGCCGCATCAAAGCCGTGTTAGTGTAA